TCTTCTCTTTCTGGCAGACGCGTAAATCCTACTGTATCAGTAAAGATACCAACAAGAAGGTAATTAGCAATTTCTTTATTAATTTTTATTCCGGCCATCTTTAAAAAATAATATATCATTTCACAGACCGAAGAGGCAGACGCACTTACAATTTTTATTTTCCCAGTTCTTTTTCCAGAAATATGGTGATCAATTGAAATAACTTTATTTTTATCAATAGAAAAATTTGCGGGGATATCGATTCTTCTCTCGTCCGCATAATCCAAAGCTAATATTAAATCAAAATCATTCTTTTTTGGTTTCTTTTTTTTAATATCTTTATATTCTGGTAAAAAATCAAGATATTTGGGAGGCTGTGAAGAAAAAATATATGTTTCTTTTCTTAAACTTTTTAAGTAGCTATTTAAAGAAAGAAGACCGCCTATTGCATCACCATCAGGAGCACGATGACCTAAAAGTAAAACTTTCTTTGCGTTTTTTATCTCTTTCTCTAATTTTTTAAATTGTTCTATTATTTTTTTCTCCATTTTTAATGACAAAATTTATCGATTTTATATAAATTTTTTGCGCCTGTATCAATTTCAAAAAAGAGTCTAGGCACGTACTTCATTTTTAATTTCTTATTGATTATTTTTTGAATATCGTAAATATTATTTTTAATTTGCGAGAGAACATACTTTTCTTTTGTCTCTGGTATAACGGTAAAAAAAATTTTACTTTTTGAAAAATTAGGAGCTGTATCTGCTCTGGTTACTGTAACAATACAATTATTTTCA
This region of Candidatus Paceibacterota bacterium genomic DNA includes:
- a CDS encoding DHH family phosphoesterase, with the protein product MEKKIIEQFKKLEKEIKNAKKVLLLGHRAPDGDAIGGLLSLNSYLKSLRKETYIFSSQPPKYLDFLPEYKDIKKKKPKKNDFDLILALDYADERRIDIPANFSIDKNKVISIDHHISGKRTGKIKIVSASASSVCEMIYYFLKMAGIKINKEIANYLLVGIFTDTVGFTRLPEREDIKEVIVDLIKKGANLKKITSSYHHISYLQSKVLERFLSRAKWDKKLNIIYSWISYEDFSELRERIYKKKKPSELFLQEPPVFPDFLARVGEADVYVFLVKLKKEKIKVSLRSSSEIDVAKISEIWGGGGHKEAAGFFTKGTVKEVMHLLKNELKKQKK
- a CDS encoding ribosome-binding factor A, whose product is MNFRLQRINDLLREEISKIILKEIDFENNCIVTVTRADTAPNFSKSKIFFTVIPETKEKYVLSQIKNNIYDIQKIINKKLKMKYVPRLFFEIDTGAKNLYKIDKFCH